CTTTCCCACCACTCTCAACCCCTAACCCTAGCACACCATTTGGGGGCATTGGTAGCCTGTCCTCGCAGCTCCCTGGCATGGACTCTGGTACtaaactttttttattatttcattttgacacacacaaacaagcaaggCATAGGTTTATACTTAGCATATTAAGATGAACAATGCTTAGAAGGTGAATTATAGTAGCTCAGAGGGTGAGGTGACATGCATTGAagtgattgtgttttattagTTGCAGGTCCCTTGGGCTCTGGCATCGGCTCAGGTATTGGCTCTGGTCTTGGAATGCAAACAGTCAACACAGACCCTTTTGGCACCAGGAAGATGAGCACACCAGGCCTGAACCCACCTACCTTTCAGCAGAGTAAGATGAAGGCCTGTAAGTGGTGGTTGTAGTGGTGTGACTGAGAGCCCCGCCCTGCGCTGCTCAGCCCTGTATTTCCTCTGCAGTTAATAATTATCATCTTAATTTGCAAACTTACCTTTTGCACTGTATTTGTGAGGTACACCGAGGTGCATTAGAAATAAGTCTCACTAGGCTTCGTGTAGAGCGTTTCAACGAGTCAGGCTCGTTTTTAACCTCTCGTTAACACCTAGGTGTATGacttaatttccttttttgtttaatgtcatACAAATTATAAAAAATTGTTATCATAGAGGAAATACAGATCAGTCTTCCATTCCTTGTCTGCTTTTGCTGACAGCCCCACTTTAGTTTTTTGTCTACATTATAAGCTTCAAAAAGGGCTCTAACCTGACAGTTAGAATGCTTTTTGATTCCTGTTCTATCACTTAATTGCAGTGATTTTCACACGAGTTAATTACTCTGCACATGCTCCACCAATGTTAGATTACAACATTCACAAAAATCAATgttatgatttaaaatgtcttttctaccctttttttttcttccagctgaTCTTTCTCAGGTGTGGCCCGAGGCAAACCAGAACTTTAGCAAGGAGATAGATGATGAGGCAAACAGTTATTTCCAGCGCATCTACAACCACCCACCTCACCCAACGATGTCTGTTGATGAAGTATGTAGTGACAATATACATTTTTctaccaaaaacacaaattaagcTAAATGAAACTCATTGGAATTTTTAGTTGATTTTGACTGGATCTACTctcatgtcatgacatgttaaCTCATGTCCCTCTACATTATTGTCTCCCCTCTAGGTACTGGAGATGCTGCAGAGGTTTAAGGATTCAACCATCAAGCGGGAGCGAGAGGTGTTCAATTGTATGCTCCGGAACTTGTTTGAGGAGTACCGCTTCTTCCCCCAGTACCCAGACAAGGAGCTGCACATCACTGCCTGCCTTTTTGGCGGCATTATCGAGAAGGGTCTCGTCACATACATGGCCCTTGGCTTGGCCCTCCGATATGTTCTTGAAGCCTTAAGAAAACCCTACGGATCCAAAATGTATTACTTTGGAATTGCTGCTCTAGATAGGTTTAAAAACAGGtactgaaatgctttttttaaatgagtatTTGTATAATAACCGTTGTCTTGTGTCAGGCTAAAACATCTTGTATCTTTCTAGACTAAAGGACTACCCTCAATATTGTCAACATCTGGCTTCAATTGCCCACTTCTTGCAATTTCCCCACCATTTACAAGAGGTAATCAGGTTTCCTTAATTTAtcctttatcttttttttttttaatctattttttccTGGCTTTGAATATAGGGAAGGTTTCCTCCATTCAGATAAATTAAATCCCTCGCTCTGTACGTTTGAATATCCTGTGCGTGCAGTATATCGAGTATGGCCAACAGTCACGGGACCCTCCGGTGAAGATGCAGGGTTCCATCACCACTCCTGGCAGTTTGGCACTGGCACATGTCCAAGCCCAGGCCCAGTCGCAGCAGCCGGGTGGTCCCAAAGCTCCACAACCAGGACAGCCCAGCACTCTAGTCACCaccacaacaactacaacaacagcagccaagACCACCACCATCACAAGACCTACAACCAGCTTCAAGAAGGATGTTCCTGTGAGTTTGACACTGAAATGTGCCTTATTGACGCTTCCCCctgattttagttttttgcaTGTTAAAATCATATACAGTTACTAGACTCATGATTGTTTGGATGCTTATTAATGTTGTTCCTGCCTGCAGCCCTCCATAAACACAACCAACATTGACACCCTGCTGGTGGCCACTGACCAAACAGAAAGGATTGTCGAGCCTCCAGAGAATGTGCAGGAGAAGATCGCTTTTATCTTCAACAACCTTTCTCAGTCCAACATGACACAGAAGGTAAAATGGACAATACATGACTGTATATCAAAGGTGGTATAAGAAGCCTCTTTAAAccccccttttcctttttcaggtTGAGGAGTTGAAAGAGACTGTGAAGGAGGAGTTTATGCCCTGGGTGTCTCAGTACCTGGTGATGAAGCGTGTCAGCATTGAGCCCAACTTCCACAGTCTCTATTCCAACTTTCTGGATACTCTCAAGAACCCTGAGTTTGTCAAGATGGTCCTCACTGAAACTTACAGAAATATCAAGGTAAAAATGGTGGGGGATAAGATGActgtgatttttcttatttcctgcCTACTTTAGACATCacattcttgtgtttttccagccaGTTATAGTGGAACACAGttgcagcacagctgaaaaaCTGTCACAGTTTGCATAATACTGACAATCACTCTCATGTCACCCTTTCTTTCAGGTTCTGTTGACCTCTGACAAGGCAGCTGCCAATTTCTCTGATCGCTCTCTGCTGAAGAATCTGGGACACTGGTTGGGCATGATTACACTGGCCAAAAACAAGCCTATCCTTTATACAGTAAGATTTTGTATATTGGTTCTGTTATTTCATTACTTGGTTGCACTCCTGTCATCTTTTGAGTTGGCTCAAcatatttttctccatttctcaGGATCTGGAAGTCAAATCTCTGCTTCTGGAGGCCTATGTGAAAGGCCAACAGGAGCTTCTGTATGTGGTTCCATTTGTGGCCAAGGTGTTGGAGTCCAGTCTACGAAGCATGGTGACTAACATGGATGTAGACAGAGAGCTGTCTCATGcaaattacattacatcaaTATTTCCAGTTAATGTAATTGGTTTAAACTTGCCTGATACCACTGTCTGAGGTTTGTCTGGATTCTTCATAGTCATTATAACTGTGTGCTTGGGATGTTGTAGGTCTTCAGGCCCCAGAACCCCTGGACAATGGCCATTATGAATGTTCTTGCTGAGTTGCATCAGGAACATGACCTCAAGGTAATTACTCTACTTTGTAGCGGCTTAACTCCATATAGGGCTTCTACCTAAATCATAGTTTCATAGggaacatgtaaatgttttggtttggtgACCTTTGTGAGCTACTCATGTTACAAAACAGTAATGCATAGTTTACTCGTTGACCATAACCAAGCTATATCCAACACTGTCAGATATACATTCTGTATCGCATGGCATCAAAATATTGTCTTTAACTCTGTTAACACTCGTCAGTTTAGAAATTGCAGTTCATAGGCCAAACCCAGTTTGACACTTTCAGCGACTTGCActgaaaaattgtgaaaatattGATCATTGTTCTTTTGTTTACTGCAGCTTAACTTAAAGTTTGAGATTGAAGTTCTGTGTAAGAACCTGTCTCTGGACATCAATGACCTCAAGCCAGGAAACTTGCTAAAGGACAAGGAGAAGTTAAAGAGcctggaggagcagctctcAGCAccaaagaaagaggcaaagcCTCCAGAAGAGATGTTGCCAGTCTCTACTGCAGGTGGATACTACATATTTTTTtagctgctctgtgctgcttttttaaGCAGAACTGTGACCCCAGTAATGTCTCAACCTTATAAattattggggaaaaaaaacatagtatGGCCCATAATTTTGTCAGTTGGACAAAGTTTGAGAAAGCCACTTGAAAGCACTTGACCAAATGGAATTAATTTGAGTaattatttttaactttcaataTTAATTAATGGATGTCAGCATAtctattaaaaaatgttgtggtgaTTACTGCAATACTAATTCTATATCATACTGCCTATGCTTTTTAACATCAGTTCTAATGCTGTCAAAATTAATCCAAAATGACATTCAAATAttcactctaaaaaaaaaaatacataggTTTGAACCATTCGAATATCTGTATTTGCGCATTATGTCAataacaggaggacaaactaaTACAGTGAGACATAACTACTTGTATAGGTATTTTCAGGATACGGTGCCTCGGTTCCAATTcttgacaaaactctctgaagccTGTGCCTTCAGCGATACTGATCGGCCTCATGTCCTTGCATAAGAACGAAGCAAGTTTCTTCGTGCATGCCTCTTGTcatgctgcagacaaagagcttgTGGTGGGCAGTGAAAAGTATGTGTCAAAATGTGGCTGAGTTGGAGTTCCAGACATCTTGGCATGCTCATTTAGATGCACATTTTCGAGATGTGCCCTCACGTTGCTAGTGGTGGAATagtaagctaactgtagcttacaCAGTTTGCATACAACTTTATCTTTAGGCTCAGCATTTTTGCTGTCTACTgaccaaaatccaaaatatttccAAACGGGGCTTTTTAGTTGAGCTCTGAAATTTCTGCCATTTCGTTTTCCTCTAAGCCACCTGCATCTGCCACAGTTTTTGTCGTGTCTTACTTTCAGCAGTGACGCTTGCTAGTGCGACTCCTGTGACCTGTCCCTGACCTGTCATGCCGTACGCCCACTCGCAGAGCAGccgctgatgtgttttttccacagttgaatattaattttcaaaatctaatctccgttttttttgtttgtttttttttaatattcaaatacatatttgaATTTAGAATATTTGTTGATGGCCCTAATCagttctgtcttttcctttgtgaaggtttttttaatttatttatttgtttttaatgctacTCTTCAAAGCTTCATATTACCTCATTTTTGTTGCCATTATGCttgctttgtgtttatgttgtctgGATAATCTGctttttcttgtgattttaatCAAACTAGCGTTTTGTGACCAACAGGAGACTTTGTTCCATTTGCAGCTCCTCCCTCAACCCCagctgccaccaccaccacctgcacAACCACTGGGCCCCCCACGCCACAGTTCAGTTACCACGACATCAATGTGTATGCCTTGGCAGGCCTGGCTCCACACATCAATATAAATGTCAACGTAAGTGCTGGGCACCTGCAAACCATTGATGGAGATGGCAGTGTTCACGTTAACAGACACAGCCACACCCACCCTCTTTTTTGCATtggttaaaatattttttattgttatcCTTTTGAATTGTCTCTCCTTTATTAACTCTTCTCTCATTCCTCATTGTTTGTCTTTAGATCCCTCTGCTGCAGGCCCATCCTCAGTTGAAGCAGTGTGTTCGGCAATCAGTAGAGCGAGCTGTCCAGGAGCTGGTGCACCCTGTGGTTGACCGCTCTATCAAAATAGCCATGACAACCTGTGAGCAGATCATCAGGAAGGACTTTGCCCTGGATTCAGAGGAGTCCCGTATGCGTGTGGCTGCCCACCATATGATGAGAAACCTGACTGCCGGCATGGCCATGATCACCTGCCGCGAGCCCCTGCTCATGAGCATTGCCACCAACCTTAAGAACAGCTTTGCTGCTGCACTTAGGGTAAGCTGAATGACTAAATGGGGGCTCATGTCCTATAAGATTAAAAATAAGCATAGAGAGAACTTTCTTTCTGTACATATGTCCTCTGATACCTGTCAACATCCCTGCTTCTCTAACTTGggtgttttttcctccaggcACCAACCCCCCAACAGCGGGAAATGATGGAAGAGGCTGCAGCCAGGATTGCTCAAGACAACTGTGAATTGGCTTGCTGTTTCATTCAGAAAACTGCTGTGGAGAAGGCTGGCCCTGAAATGGACAAGAGACTAGCCACGGTGAGACTTTTTTAGAAGACTCCCTCAACAGCAGTAACTGTAAATGTGCATTAACTATGGCTTGTGTAACCACTACTATTTGAAATTGAGTACAACTACTTCAGAATTGTGAACACTTGGGGTCTTGGGATTTCATTGCAACAGTGACTGAAGATGATAGTTGTATACCTATACTTTAGAGGTAGGCTGCTGTGCTAGTATACATTTGGCTTTCACACAATGTATGAATTGTATGATTTTCATTGtataacttttttgttttgtaaatgtttaatgcaCACCAACTGAGAATCCAAAGTTTGCAATTTCTAAATTTGGTTTTTACTCTAGGAGTTCGAGCTGAGGAAGCATGCACGTCAAGAGGGACGTCGTTATTGTGATCCAGTTGTCCTGACGTACCAGGCTGAGCGTATGCCAGAGCAGATCAGACTCAAGGTAAGATCATTGTGACATCCAGTAGCTGATGAAGTACATTAGGAAAAAAGCCATTAAATTATACCACTGCTACTTGCAGCTAAAATCATAATTTACTCTTACACTAGGTAATGGATCTGCCCTGATAATGTGTCAGGGCTATATATGATAGCATTGCTGTTGAGTGTAACAATTCATGCATGTGTTGTAGGTGGGAGGAGTGGACCCCAAGCAGCTTGCTGTATATGAGGAGTTTGCTAGAAACGTTCCAGGTTTCCTACCCAGCAATGATCTCTCCCAACCCACTGGCTTTTTGGCTCAACCCATGAAGGTGAGTGAAACTTAAACAGCCGACACAtaactaatgtgtttttttttttttttttgtgaaattgtgttgcagatttgttttgctgttttaaacCCACAGAACCTTATtcttaaaaatacattgaaTTAATCCAAtgtcctttttgtctttgtgttaatAGCAACAGGCATGGGCCACCGATGATGTGGCTCAGATCTACGATAAGTGCATGGCAGACCTGGAGCAGCATCTCCATGCCATCCCTCCTGCCCTTGCCATGAACCCCCTGACCCAGGCTTTGCGTAGCCTGCTGGAAGCTGTGGCCTTGGCTAGAAACTCTAGGGACGGCATCGCTGCACTTGGCCTGCTACAGAAGGTAGAGAAGTGACTTCTACGGTTGCCATTAAGTCTGTTGGGAAAGATGAGATATGCAAGGTTTAGGATCAATCTATACTACCCTGTGTTTTACTAAATTGGTTTCTATTCTTCCCAGGCTGTGGAGGGTCTTCTGGATGCTACTAGTGGGGCTGATGCAGACTTGCTGCTCCGGTATAGGGAGTGCCATCTGCTGGTGCTTAAAGCCCTACAGGATGGACGTGCCTATGGACCACAATGGTGCAATAAGCAGATCACCAGGTGAGCTCCTGTTAGCGTCACAAATTTAATCATATAATCACTGTTGTTTAGCCTTGGCATAGATTACATTTGagggatgaagaagaaagatgTCCCCCTTGCATGACGTTATTTGCTGCGTTTGTTTACAGGTGTCTGATTGAATGTCGTGATGAGTACAAATACAACGTAGAGGCAGTGGAGCTTCTGATCAGGAACCATTTGGTGAACATGCAGCAGTATGACCTGCACCTGGCACAGGTATATATTACACTTTCACCTAGTCATtcactattttatttattaccgtttttatattttgtttttttgagtttggTGTGAATAGTTGTGCAGTTAATTTAATATATTTCTGGATGCAAAGTGCATTTTTAGGAATTTGGTTTGACTTTGGTGTGTAGTTTGACCTGTATAAGTGCTATTTATAACCAGTGCTGATTTTTGTTTACTTCCAGTCAATGGAGAACGGACTGCACTACATGGCGGTTGCATTTGCCATGCAGctggtgaagctgctgcttgTGGATGAACGCAGTGTCAGCCATGTCACAGAGGCTGACCTCTTCCACACGATTGAGACTTTAATGAGGACCTGTGCACATTCCAGAGCCAACGCACCTGAGGGGTAAACTACATTCAAAACTTTCCTTTCTGTTTATTATAAGTTGATTTATTTCTATTAACTTTGCCAGATTGTAATGCTTttataaataattgaaatgttGGTCCAGTTTTTTACTGGTTTTCCTGTGTTGAACTGGGTTTTGTCCACAAGGTTCTTACTGTTTGATGAAATTCATGACTTTGAGTGCAAGTTAAAGCTAACTTCTCTCTCATCTCgctttccctcttttccagTCTTCCCCAGCTGATGGATGTTGTTCGGTCCAACTATGAGGCCATGATTGACCGGGCCCATGGCGGACCCAACTTTATGATGCACTCTGGGATTTCACAGGCGTCAGAATATGATGATCCTCCAGGCCTTAGGGAGAAGGCAGAGTACCTCCTGAGGGAATGGGTGAACCTGTAtcactcagcagctgctggcaGGGATAGCACCAAGgctttctctgcctttgttgGCCAGGTAAACACTCATTTATCAGTTATGATAATCACAAACCAGAATGAGCGTTCACTGTTATGTTTATTTCGAGTCTGCCTTTCCTTTTTACTGCAGATGCACCAGCAGGGCATCCTGAAGACCGATGACCTGATCACAAGGTTCTTCCGACTGTGcactgaaatgtgtgtggaGATAAGCTATCGGGCtcaggctgagcagcagcacaaccCAGCAGCCAGTGCAGCTATTATCAGAGCCAAGTGTTACCACAACCTGGATGCCTTTGTGAGGCTCATAGCACTGTTGGTCAAACACTCTGGAGAGGCCACCAACACAGTGACAAAGATCAACCTCCTCAACAAGGTACATTGGcatgataacaacaacatacCACTTCCCAGATGTGTGAAGACTtctcaaaataataacattttcatttagatATTTGTCAAAGCATTTTAGAATCTTCCATTGTTGACCATAAAGCCTGATCATGATTTTCATGTGATGATTGAATctcaacagctgcagagagcatAAATGCTCATCTCCTCTGCAGAAACTGGTGACCGTCTTTGACTAACTGGTTTACCTGATTCTGACGGTGCTCTGTATTGTTCTTGTAGGTGCTGGGTATTGTAGTTGGGGTATTGATCCAGGACCACGACGTCCGTCAGACGGAATTCCAACAACTGCCGTACCACCGCATTTTCATCATGCTGCTGTTGGAGCTCAATGCCCCCGAACATGTCTTGGAGACCATCAACTTCCAGACACTCACTGCCTTCTGGTAAGGCATTGACCTGAATCAATGAACTGAGTTTAGTGCATAAAATTGTCCTGAAATTACAGTATTACCAGTTCACCTTGgttctgatttattttcctttatctGCAGCAATACCTTCCACATCCTGAGACCCACCAAAGCACCCGGCTTTGTCTATGCTTGGCTGGAACTCATCTCCCATCGCATCTTCATCGCCAGGATGTtagcacacacaccacagcagaAGGTATGCAAGGATAAGAAAATACTATTTCGTTCACACATTCGactcatgaacacac
This sequence is a window from Acanthopagrus latus isolate v.2019 chromosome 8, fAcaLat1.1, whole genome shotgun sequence. Protein-coding genes within it:
- the cnot1 gene encoding CCR4-NOT transcription complex subunit 1 isoform X2, coding for MNLDSLSLALSQISYLVDNLTKKNYRASQQEIQHIVNRHGPEADRHLLRCLFSHVDFSGDGKSSGKDFHQFLIQECVSLISKPNFISTLCYAIDNPLHYQKSLKPSAHLFTQLSKVLKLSKVQEVIFGLALLNSSNTDLRGFAAQFIKQKLPDLLRSYVDADLGGNQEGGFQDIAIEVLHLLLSHLLFGQKGASGVGQEQIDAFLKTLCRDFPQERCPVVLAPLLYPEKRDILMDRILPDSGELAKTMMESSLAEFMQEVGYGFCASLDECRNIILQYGVREVTASQVARVLGMMARTHSGLTDGIPLQSISAPGSGIWSDGKDKNDGSQAHTWNVEVLIDVVKEVNPNLNFKEVTYELDHPGFIIRDSKGLHIVVYGIQRGLGMEVFPVDLIYRPWKHAEGQLSFIQHSLMSPEVFCFADFPCHTVAIDILKAPPEDDNREIATWKSLDLVESLLRLSEVGQYEQVKQLFGFPIKHCPDMLVLALLQISTSWHTLRHELISTLMPIFLGNHPNSAIILHYAWHGQGQSPSIRQLIMHSMAEWYMRGEQYDQAKLSRILDVAQDLKSLSMLLNGTPFAFVIDLAALASRREYLKLDKWLTDKIREHGEPFIQACVTFLKRRCPSIMGGLAPDKDQPKSAQLPPETLATMLACLQSCAGSVSQELSETILTMVANCSSVMNKARQPPPGVMPKGRAPSTSSLDAISPVQMDPLSGMGSLNLGGTATSHTQSMQGFPTSLSSAFSNPQSPAKAFPPLSTPNPSTPFGGIGSLSSQLPGMDSVAGPLGSGIGSGIGSGLGMQTVNTDPFGTRKMSTPGLNPPTFQQSKMKASDLSQVWPEANQNFSKEIDDEANSYFQRIYNHPPHPTMSVDEVLEMLQRFKDSTIKREREVFNCMLRNLFEEYRFFPQYPDKELHITACLFGGIIEKGLVTYMALGLALRYVLEALRKPYGSKMYYFGIAALDRFKNRLKDYPQYCQHLASIAHFLQFPHHLQECVQYIEYGQQSRDPPVKMQGSITTPGSLALAHVQAQAQSQQPGGPKAPQPGQPSTLVTTTTTTTTAAKTTTITRPTTSFKKDVPPSINTTNIDTLLVATDQTERIVEPPENVQEKIAFIFNNLSQSNMTQKVEELKETVKEEFMPWVSQYLVMKRVSIEPNFHSLYSNFLDTLKNPEFVKMVLTETYRNIKVLLTSDKAAANFSDRSLLKNLGHWLGMITLAKNKPILYTDLEVKSLLLEAYVKGQQELLYVVPFVAKVLESSLRSMVFRPQNPWTMAIMNVLAELHQEHDLKLNLKFEIEVLCKNLSLDINDLKPGNLLKDKEKLKSLEEQLSAPKKEAKPPEEMLPVSTAGDFVPFAAPPSTPAATTTTCTTTGPPTPQFSYHDINVYALAGLAPHININVNIPLLQAHPQLKQCVRQSVERAVQELVHPVVDRSIKIAMTTCEQIIRKDFALDSEESRMRVAAHHMMRNLTAGMAMITCREPLLMSIATNLKNSFAAALRAPTPQQREMMEEAAARIAQDNCELACCFIQKTAVEKAGPEMDKRLATEFELRKHARQEGRRYCDPVVLTYQAERMPEQIRLKVGGVDPKQLAVYEEFARNVPGFLPSNDLSQPTGFLAQPMKQQAWATDDVAQIYDKCMADLEQHLHAIPPALAMNPLTQALRSLLEAVALARNSRDGIAALGLLQKAVEGLLDATSGADADLLLRYRECHLLVLKALQDGRAYGPQWCNKQITRCLIECRDEYKYNVEAVELLIRNHLVNMQQYDLHLAQSMENGLHYMAVAFAMQLVKLLLVDERSVSHVTEADLFHTIETLMRTCAHSRANAPEGLPQLMDVVRSNYEAMIDRAHGGPNFMMHSGISQASEYDDPPGLREKAEYLLREWVNLYHSAAAGRDSTKAFSAFVGQMHQQGILKTDDLITRFFRLCTEMCVEISYRAQAEQQHNPAASAAIIRAKCYHNLDAFVRLIALLVKHSGEATNTVTKINLLNKVLGIVVGVLIQDHDVRQTEFQQLPYHRIFIMLLLELNAPEHVLETINFQTLTAFCNTFHILRPTKAPGFVYAWLELISHRIFIARMLAHTPQQKGWPMYAQLLIDLFKYLAPFLRNVELNKPMQILYKGTLRVLLVLLHDFPEFLCDYHYGFCDVIPPNCIQLRNLILSAFPRNMRLPDPFTPNLKVDMLSEINIAPRILTNFTGVMPSQFKKDLDSYLKTRSPVTFLSELRSNLQVSNEPGNRYNIQLINALVLYVGTQAIAHIHNKGSTPSMSTITHSAHMDIFQNLAVDLDTEGRYLFLNAIANQLRYPNSHTHYFSCTMLYLFAEANTEAIQEQITRVLLERLIVNRPHPWGLLITFIELIKNPAFKFWSHDFVHCAPEIEKLFQSVAQCCMGQKQAQQVMEGTGAS
- the cnot1 gene encoding CCR4-NOT transcription complex subunit 1 isoform X9, which gives rise to MNLDSLSLALSQISYLVDNLTKKNYRASQQEIQHIVNRHGPEADRHLLRCLFSHVDFSGDGKSSGKDFHQTQFLIQECVSLISKPNFISTLCYAIDNPLHYQKSLKPSAHLFTQLSKVLKLSKVQEVIFGLALLNSSNTDLRGFAAQFIKQKLPDLLRSYVDADLGGNQEGGFQDIAIEVLHLLLSHLLFGQKGASGVGQEQIDAFLKTLCRDFPQERCPVVLAPLLYPEKRDILMDRILPDSGELAKTMMESSLAEFMQEVGYGFCASLDECRNIILQYGVREVTASQVARVLGMMARTHSGLTDGIPLQSISAPGSGIWSDGKDKNDGSQAHTWNVEVLIDVVKEVNPNLNFKEVTYELDHPGFIIRDSKGLHIVVYGIQRGLGMEVFPVDLIYRPWKHAEGQLSFIQHSLMSPEVFCFADFPCHTVAIDILKAPPEDDNREIATWKSLDLVESLLRLSEVGQYEQVKQLFGFPIKHCPDMLVLALLQISTSWHTLRHELISTLMPIFLGNHPNSAIILHYAWHGQGQSPSIRQLIMHSMAEWYMRGEQYDQAKLSRILDVAQDLKSLSMLLNGTPFAFVIDLAALASRREYLKLDKWLTDKIREHGEPFIQACVTFLKRRCPSIMGGLAPDKDQPKSAQLPPETLATMLACLQSCAGSVSQELSETILTMVANCSSVMNKARQPPPGVMPKGRAPSTSSLDAISPVQMDPLSGMGSLNLGGTATSHTQSMQGFPTSLSSAFSNPQSPAKAFPPLSTPNPSTPFGGIGSLSSQLPVAGPLGSGIGSGIGSGLGMQTVNTDPFGTRKMSTPGLNPPTFQQSKMKASDLSQVWPEANQNFSKEIDDEANSYFQRIYNHPPHPTMSVDEVLEMLQRFKDSTIKREREVFNCMLRNLFEEYRFFPQYPDKELHITACLFGGIIEKGLVTYMALGLALRYVLEALRKPYGSKMYYFGIAALDRFKNRLKDYPQYCQHLASIAHFLQFPHHLQEYIEYGQQSRDPPVKMQGSITTPGSLALAHVQAQAQSQQPGGPKAPQPGQPSTLVTTTTTTTTAAKTTTITRPTTSFKKDVPPSINTTNIDTLLVATDQTERIVEPPENVQEKIAFIFNNLSQSNMTQKVEELKETVKEEFMPWVSQYLVMKRVSIEPNFHSLYSNFLDTLKNPEFVKMVLTETYRNIKVLLTSDKAAANFSDRSLLKNLGHWLGMITLAKNKPILYTDLEVKSLLLEAYVKGQQELLYVVPFVAKVLESSLRSMVFRPQNPWTMAIMNVLAELHQEHDLKLNLKFEIEVLCKNLSLDINDLKPGNLLKDKEKLKSLEEQLSAPKKEAKPPEEMLPVSTAAPPSTPAATTTTCTTTGPPTPQFSYHDINVYALAGLAPHININVNIPLLQAHPQLKQCVRQSVERAVQELVHPVVDRSIKIAMTTCEQIIRKDFALDSEESRMRVAAHHMMRNLTAGMAMITCREPLLMSIATNLKNSFAAALRAPTPQQREMMEEAAARIAQDNCELACCFIQKTAVEKAGPEMDKRLATEFELRKHARQEGRRYCDPVVLTYQAERMPEQIRLKVGGVDPKQLAVYEEFARNVPGFLPSNDLSQPTGFLAQPMKQQAWATDDVAQIYDKCMADLEQHLHAIPPALAMNPLTQALRSLLEAVALARNSRDGIAALGLLQKAVEGLLDATSGADADLLLRYRECHLLVLKALQDGRAYGPQWCNKQITRCLIECRDEYKYNVEAVELLIRNHLVNMQQYDLHLAQSMENGLHYMAVAFAMQLVKLLLVDERSVSHVTEADLFHTIETLMRTCAHSRANAPEGLPQLMDVVRSNYEAMIDRAHGGPNFMMHSGISQASEYDDPPGLREKAEYLLREWVNLYHSAAAGRDSTKAFSAFVGQMHQQGILKTDDLITRFFRLCTEMCVEISYRAQAEQQHNPAASAAIIRAKCYHNLDAFVRLIALLVKHSGEATNTVTKINLLNKVLGIVVGVLIQDHDVRQTEFQQLPYHRIFIMLLLELNAPEHVLETINFQTLTAFCNTFHILRPTKAPGFVYAWLELISHRIFIARMLAHTPQQKGWPMYAQLLIDLFKYLAPFLRNVELNKPMQILYKGTLRVLLVLLHDFPEFLCDYHYGFCDVIPPNCIQLRNLILSAFPRNMRLPDPFTPNLKVDMLSEINIAPRILTNFTGVMPSQFKKDLDSYLKTRSPVTFLSELRSNLQVSNEPGNRYNIQLINALVLYVGTQAIAHIHNKGSTPSMSTITHSAHMDIFQNLAVDLDTEGRYLFLNAIANQLRYPNSHTHYFSCTMLYLFAEANTEAIQEQITRVLLERLIVNRPHPWGLLITFIELIKNPAFKFWSHDFVHCAPEIEKLFQSVAQCCMGQKQAQQVMEGTGAS